A region from the Drosophila bipectinata strain 14024-0381.07 chromosome 3R, DbipHiC1v2, whole genome shotgun sequence genome encodes:
- the Cad96Cb gene encoding protocadherin beta-7 isoform X2 — protein sequence MWTKLHWICYIIWSFGWLNHATLGAILDSRCYLEGGGSAESFLATEDLAVGSIIGKLRINGDPNADTGDINLSLREKNAPVEIVAGGKELALSVELDKEGVRGPSSIYVNVICVRRHSTDPSFVIPVNVRVTDVNDNAPQWIGTPYTLTLSEVTVPGTRILQGARAEDADQPGPFSTVEYQVLPGPYSEFVQFLNPLEGTLVLKKALDYEQLQNFTVKLRAQDQGTPPRHSDTLLRVVITDADDQNPKFQRESYSAELPADGRPGELRMRPESLKAVDQDEGICAPIQYTIVQSQDAKYFRIHPHNGAISLLTPIGYADVANGATLVVKATQIDNPDRYALTTVQLTRPGSHSDLSTLAFVQKRFVMRIREDTAVGNRILALPTNKPGKHLKYTIPDPVNSQFFSVGSLGELVLAKPLDYEKMTKHEFQVQATDGMTNSTAELTLEVIDVNDWEPRFRETHYEFMVPKSSLQSRADSFDGVLVGKVEAADGDRNDKLELSLRGQHAGLFEIDSTGNIFMRPEQLQSLNESTVHLIAIATDTGVPPRSTSVPVSVTMEGLTLARSGWNSNMLGMFGMIVGLFLMIIVALSCYIVRSKKQGKSASSGLGLGRNRVHSQAHSSVSSANLVTHEKLAGTQLGNGGHNGVNVTSGGVSVLHMKHGGNITMANPINNGLHHVASGASSSMALGSSAALLERERERERDRERQRESYAATVRIFLPGIVSRASANGQLFEEEDEIEHDSLQTENNNRKVVTTCNAPVASGGVTTITTTNSGSVNGTSNLLAATDAMGSSENNLTVYF from the exons CCACTTTGGGCGCCATACTCGATTCAAGATGTTATTTGGAAGGCGGTGGATCAGCAGAGAGCTTTCTGGCGACCGAGGACTTGGCAGTGGGATCCATTATCGGTAAACTGCGCATCAACGGCGATCCCAATGCTGATACGGGCGACATCAACCTTTCGCTTCGAGAGAAGAATGCTCCCGTCGAGATTGTGGCTGGAGGCAAGGAGTTGGCTCTGTCGGTGGAGCTCGACAAGGAGGGCGTGCGAGGTCCATCTTCCATCTATGTGAATGTGATTTGTGTCAGGCGGCACTCAACGGACCCA AGCTTCGTCATTCCTGTAAATGTGAGGGTAACGGACGTCAATGATAATGCTCCCCAGTGGATCGGAACACCGTACACTCTAACCTTGTCGGAGGTGACAGTACCAGGAACCCGAATTCTTCAAGGCGCCCGGGCCGAAGATGCGGATCAACCTGGACCCTTCTCCACAGTGGAATATCAGGTTCTTCCAGGTCCTTATTCTGAGTTTGTGCAGTTCCTCAATCCCCTCGAGGGCACATTGGTGCTCAAGAAAGCCTTGGATTATGAGCAGTTGCAGAATTTTACGGTGAAGCTGCGGGCGCAGGATCAGGGCACCCCGCCTCGTCACTCAGACACGTTACTTCGTGTAGTCATCACAGACGCTGATGACCAGAATCCCAAATTTCAAAGAGAATCCTACAGCGCCGAGCTTCCAGCGGACGGTCGGCCGGGCGAGCTGCGCATGCGTCCGGAATCCCTGAAGGCCGTGGATCAGGATGAAGGCATTTGCGCGCCCATCCAGTACACTATAGTCCAGTCGCAGGACGCCAAGTACTTCCGTATACATCCGCACAATGGAGCGATTAGTTTGCTGACTCCGATTGGCTATGCGGATGTGGCCAACGGCGCCACCTTGGTGGTTAAGGCGACCCAGATCGACAATCCCGATCGTTATGCCCTGACAACAGTTCAGCTGACCCGACCTGGCAGCCACAGTGACCTCAGCACCCTGGCTTTTGTCCAAAAAAGATTCGTGATGCGGATTCGCGAGGACACGGCGGTAGGCAACAGAATCCTGGCACTGCCTACCAACAAGCCCGGGAAGCACCTTAAGTACACCATACCCGATCCCGTCAACTCTCAGTTTTTCAGCGTGGGTTCACTGGGAGAACTGGTACTGGCCAAGCCGTTGGACTACGAAAAGATGACCAAGCACGAGTTCCAGGTGCAAGCCACCGATGGGATGACCAACAGCACAGCGGAACTCACACTGGAAGTGATCGACGTGAACGATTGGGAGCCACGTTTTCGTGAGACCCATTACGAGTTCATGGTGCCCAAAAGC TCCCTGCAATCCCGCGCCGACTCCTTCGATGGCGTTCTGGTCGGGAAAGTGGAGGCGGCAGATGGTGATCGCAATGACAAGCTAGAACTGTCCCTTCGAGGCCAGCACGCAGGACTCTTCGAGATCGACTCCACCGGAAACATCTTCATGCGTCCGGAGCAACTGCAGAGCCTCAACGAGTCCACGGTTCACCTAATAGCCATAGCTACCGACACAGGAGTGCCGCCGAGAAGCACCTCCGTACCCGTGAGCGTGACTATGGAGGGCCTAACGTTGGCCCGATCCGGCTGGAATAGCAATATGCTGGGCATGTTCGGCATGATAGTAGGTCTCTTCCTGATGATCATTGTGGCACTCAGCTGCTACATTGTACGATCCAAGAAGCAGGGAAAAAGTGCCTCCAGCGGCTTAGGTCTCGGCCGGAACAGGGTCCACAGCCAGGCCCACAGCAGCGTGTCCTCGGCGAATCTAGTGACCCATGAGAAGCTGGCTGGAACTCAGCTCGGAAACGGCGGCCACAACGGCGTCAACGTGACCAGCGGCGGGGTGTCTGTCCTCCACATGAAACATGGCGGCAATATAACCATGGCCAATCCCATAAACAATGGCCTGCATCATGTGGCTAGTGGAGCCAGTAGTAGCATGGCCCTGGGAAGCTCTGCTGCGTTGCTGGAACGGGAGCGAGAAAGGGAACGAGATAGAGAGCGCCAGCGGGAGAGCTATGCGGCGACAGTGCGCA TCTTCTTGCCAGGCATCGTGTCGCGCGCCTCCGCCAATGGTCAGCTCTTCGAGGAAGAGGACGAGATCGAGCACGACTCGCTGCAGACGGAGAACAACAACAGGAAGGTGGTGACCACCTGCAACGCTCCGGTGGCAAGTGGCGGGGTCAcaaccatcaccaccaccaatAGCGGTTCGGTCAATGGTACCTCCAACCTTCTGGCTGCCACCGATGCCATGGGCTCCTCGGAGAACAACTTGACGGTCTACTTCTAA
- the Cad96Cb gene encoding protocadherin beta-7 isoform X3, which translates to MWTKLHWICYIIWSFGWLNHATLGAILDSRCYLEGGGSAESFLATEDLAVGSIIGKLRINGDPNADTGDINLSLREKNAPVEIVAGGKELALSVELDKEGVRGPSSIYVNVICVRRHSTDPSFVIPVNVRVTDVNDNAPQWIGTPYTLTLSEVTVPGTRILQGARAEDADQPGPFSTVEYQVLPGPYSEFVQFLNPLEGTLVLKKALDYEQLQNFTVKLRAQDQGTPPRHSDTLLRVVITDADDQNPKFQRESYSAELPADGRPGELRMRPESLKAVDQDEGICAPIQYTIVQSQDAKYFRIHPHNGAISLLTPIGYADVANGATLVVKATQIDNPDRYALTTVQLTRPGSHSDLSTLAFVQKRFVMRIREDTAVGNRILALPTNKPGKHLKYTIPDPVNSQFFSVGSLGELVLAKPLDYEKMTKHEFQVQATDGMTNSTAELTLEVIDVNDWEPRFRETHYEFMVPKSQSLQSRADSFDGVLVGKVEAADGDRNDKLELSLRGQHAGLFEIDSTGNIFMRPEQLQSLNESTVHLIAIATDTGVPPRSTSVPVSVTMEGLTLARSGWNSNMLGMFGMIVGLFLMIIVALSCYIVRSKKQGKSASSGLGLGRNRVHSQAHSSVSSANLVTHEKLAGTQLGNGGHNGVNVTSGGVSVLHMKHGGNITMANPINNGLHHVASGASSSMALGSSAALLERERERERDRERQRESYAATVRSIVSRASANGQLFEEEDEIEHDSLQTENNNRKVVTTCNAPVASGGVTTITTTNSGSVNGTSNLLAATDAMGSSENNLTVYF; encoded by the exons CCACTTTGGGCGCCATACTCGATTCAAGATGTTATTTGGAAGGCGGTGGATCAGCAGAGAGCTTTCTGGCGACCGAGGACTTGGCAGTGGGATCCATTATCGGTAAACTGCGCATCAACGGCGATCCCAATGCTGATACGGGCGACATCAACCTTTCGCTTCGAGAGAAGAATGCTCCCGTCGAGATTGTGGCTGGAGGCAAGGAGTTGGCTCTGTCGGTGGAGCTCGACAAGGAGGGCGTGCGAGGTCCATCTTCCATCTATGTGAATGTGATTTGTGTCAGGCGGCACTCAACGGACCCA AGCTTCGTCATTCCTGTAAATGTGAGGGTAACGGACGTCAATGATAATGCTCCCCAGTGGATCGGAACACCGTACACTCTAACCTTGTCGGAGGTGACAGTACCAGGAACCCGAATTCTTCAAGGCGCCCGGGCCGAAGATGCGGATCAACCTGGACCCTTCTCCACAGTGGAATATCAGGTTCTTCCAGGTCCTTATTCTGAGTTTGTGCAGTTCCTCAATCCCCTCGAGGGCACATTGGTGCTCAAGAAAGCCTTGGATTATGAGCAGTTGCAGAATTTTACGGTGAAGCTGCGGGCGCAGGATCAGGGCACCCCGCCTCGTCACTCAGACACGTTACTTCGTGTAGTCATCACAGACGCTGATGACCAGAATCCCAAATTTCAAAGAGAATCCTACAGCGCCGAGCTTCCAGCGGACGGTCGGCCGGGCGAGCTGCGCATGCGTCCGGAATCCCTGAAGGCCGTGGATCAGGATGAAGGCATTTGCGCGCCCATCCAGTACACTATAGTCCAGTCGCAGGACGCCAAGTACTTCCGTATACATCCGCACAATGGAGCGATTAGTTTGCTGACTCCGATTGGCTATGCGGATGTGGCCAACGGCGCCACCTTGGTGGTTAAGGCGACCCAGATCGACAATCCCGATCGTTATGCCCTGACAACAGTTCAGCTGACCCGACCTGGCAGCCACAGTGACCTCAGCACCCTGGCTTTTGTCCAAAAAAGATTCGTGATGCGGATTCGCGAGGACACGGCGGTAGGCAACAGAATCCTGGCACTGCCTACCAACAAGCCCGGGAAGCACCTTAAGTACACCATACCCGATCCCGTCAACTCTCAGTTTTTCAGCGTGGGTTCACTGGGAGAACTGGTACTGGCCAAGCCGTTGGACTACGAAAAGATGACCAAGCACGAGTTCCAGGTGCAAGCCACCGATGGGATGACCAACAGCACAGCGGAACTCACACTGGAAGTGATCGACGTGAACGATTGGGAGCCACGTTTTCGTGAGACCCATTACGAGTTCATGGTGCCCAAAAGC CAGTCCCTGCAATCCCGCGCCGACTCCTTCGATGGCGTTCTGGTCGGGAAAGTGGAGGCGGCAGATGGTGATCGCAATGACAAGCTAGAACTGTCCCTTCGAGGCCAGCACGCAGGACTCTTCGAGATCGACTCCACCGGAAACATCTTCATGCGTCCGGAGCAACTGCAGAGCCTCAACGAGTCCACGGTTCACCTAATAGCCATAGCTACCGACACAGGAGTGCCGCCGAGAAGCACCTCCGTACCCGTGAGCGTGACTATGGAGGGCCTAACGTTGGCCCGATCCGGCTGGAATAGCAATATGCTGGGCATGTTCGGCATGATAGTAGGTCTCTTCCTGATGATCATTGTGGCACTCAGCTGCTACATTGTACGATCCAAGAAGCAGGGAAAAAGTGCCTCCAGCGGCTTAGGTCTCGGCCGGAACAGGGTCCACAGCCAGGCCCACAGCAGCGTGTCCTCGGCGAATCTAGTGACCCATGAGAAGCTGGCTGGAACTCAGCTCGGAAACGGCGGCCACAACGGCGTCAACGTGACCAGCGGCGGGGTGTCTGTCCTCCACATGAAACATGGCGGCAATATAACCATGGCCAATCCCATAAACAATGGCCTGCATCATGTGGCTAGTGGAGCCAGTAGTAGCATGGCCCTGGGAAGCTCTGCTGCGTTGCTGGAACGGGAGCGAGAAAGGGAACGAGATAGAGAGCGCCAGCGGGAGAGCTATGCGGCGACAGTGCGCA GCATCGTGTCGCGCGCCTCCGCCAATGGTCAGCTCTTCGAGGAAGAGGACGAGATCGAGCACGACTCGCTGCAGACGGAGAACAACAACAGGAAGGTGGTGACCACCTGCAACGCTCCGGTGGCAAGTGGCGGGGTCAcaaccatcaccaccaccaatAGCGGTTCGGTCAATGGTACCTCCAACCTTCTGGCTGCCACCGATGCCATGGGCTCCTCGGAGAACAACTTGACGGTCTACTTCTAA
- the Cad96Cb gene encoding protocadherin beta-7 isoform X4 — translation MWTKLHWICYIIWSFGWLNHATLGAILDSRCYLEGGGSAESFLATEDLAVGSIIGKLRINGDPNADTGDINLSLREKNAPVEIVAGGKELALSVELDKEGVRGPSSIYVNVICVRRHSTDPSFVIPVNVRVTDVNDNAPQWIGTPYTLTLSEVTVPGTRILQGARAEDADQPGPFSTVEYQVLPGPYSEFVQFLNPLEGTLVLKKALDYEQLQNFTVKLRAQDQGTPPRHSDTLLRVVITDADDQNPKFQRESYSAELPADGRPGELRMRPESLKAVDQDEGICAPIQYTIVQSQDAKYFRIHPHNGAISLLTPIGYADVANGATLVVKATQIDNPDRYALTTVQLTRPGSHSDLSTLAFVQKRFVMRIREDTAVGNRILALPTNKPGKHLKYTIPDPVNSQFFSVGSLGELVLAKPLDYEKMTKHEFQVQATDGMTNSTAELTLEVIDVNDWEPRFRETHYEFMVPKSSLQSRADSFDGVLVGKVEAADGDRNDKLELSLRGQHAGLFEIDSTGNIFMRPEQLQSLNESTVHLIAIATDTGVPPRSTSVPVSVTMEGLTLARSGWNSNMLGMFGMIVGLFLMIIVALSCYIVRSKKQGKSASSGLGLGRNRVHSQAHSSVSSANLVTHEKLAGTQLGNGGHNGVNVTSGGVSVLHMKHGGNITMANPINNGLHHVASGASSSMALGSSAALLERERERERDRERQRESYAATVRSIVSRASANGQLFEEEDEIEHDSLQTENNNRKVVTTCNAPVASGGVTTITTTNSGSVNGTSNLLAATDAMGSSENNLTVYF, via the exons CCACTTTGGGCGCCATACTCGATTCAAGATGTTATTTGGAAGGCGGTGGATCAGCAGAGAGCTTTCTGGCGACCGAGGACTTGGCAGTGGGATCCATTATCGGTAAACTGCGCATCAACGGCGATCCCAATGCTGATACGGGCGACATCAACCTTTCGCTTCGAGAGAAGAATGCTCCCGTCGAGATTGTGGCTGGAGGCAAGGAGTTGGCTCTGTCGGTGGAGCTCGACAAGGAGGGCGTGCGAGGTCCATCTTCCATCTATGTGAATGTGATTTGTGTCAGGCGGCACTCAACGGACCCA AGCTTCGTCATTCCTGTAAATGTGAGGGTAACGGACGTCAATGATAATGCTCCCCAGTGGATCGGAACACCGTACACTCTAACCTTGTCGGAGGTGACAGTACCAGGAACCCGAATTCTTCAAGGCGCCCGGGCCGAAGATGCGGATCAACCTGGACCCTTCTCCACAGTGGAATATCAGGTTCTTCCAGGTCCTTATTCTGAGTTTGTGCAGTTCCTCAATCCCCTCGAGGGCACATTGGTGCTCAAGAAAGCCTTGGATTATGAGCAGTTGCAGAATTTTACGGTGAAGCTGCGGGCGCAGGATCAGGGCACCCCGCCTCGTCACTCAGACACGTTACTTCGTGTAGTCATCACAGACGCTGATGACCAGAATCCCAAATTTCAAAGAGAATCCTACAGCGCCGAGCTTCCAGCGGACGGTCGGCCGGGCGAGCTGCGCATGCGTCCGGAATCCCTGAAGGCCGTGGATCAGGATGAAGGCATTTGCGCGCCCATCCAGTACACTATAGTCCAGTCGCAGGACGCCAAGTACTTCCGTATACATCCGCACAATGGAGCGATTAGTTTGCTGACTCCGATTGGCTATGCGGATGTGGCCAACGGCGCCACCTTGGTGGTTAAGGCGACCCAGATCGACAATCCCGATCGTTATGCCCTGACAACAGTTCAGCTGACCCGACCTGGCAGCCACAGTGACCTCAGCACCCTGGCTTTTGTCCAAAAAAGATTCGTGATGCGGATTCGCGAGGACACGGCGGTAGGCAACAGAATCCTGGCACTGCCTACCAACAAGCCCGGGAAGCACCTTAAGTACACCATACCCGATCCCGTCAACTCTCAGTTTTTCAGCGTGGGTTCACTGGGAGAACTGGTACTGGCCAAGCCGTTGGACTACGAAAAGATGACCAAGCACGAGTTCCAGGTGCAAGCCACCGATGGGATGACCAACAGCACAGCGGAACTCACACTGGAAGTGATCGACGTGAACGATTGGGAGCCACGTTTTCGTGAGACCCATTACGAGTTCATGGTGCCCAAAAGC TCCCTGCAATCCCGCGCCGACTCCTTCGATGGCGTTCTGGTCGGGAAAGTGGAGGCGGCAGATGGTGATCGCAATGACAAGCTAGAACTGTCCCTTCGAGGCCAGCACGCAGGACTCTTCGAGATCGACTCCACCGGAAACATCTTCATGCGTCCGGAGCAACTGCAGAGCCTCAACGAGTCCACGGTTCACCTAATAGCCATAGCTACCGACACAGGAGTGCCGCCGAGAAGCACCTCCGTACCCGTGAGCGTGACTATGGAGGGCCTAACGTTGGCCCGATCCGGCTGGAATAGCAATATGCTGGGCATGTTCGGCATGATAGTAGGTCTCTTCCTGATGATCATTGTGGCACTCAGCTGCTACATTGTACGATCCAAGAAGCAGGGAAAAAGTGCCTCCAGCGGCTTAGGTCTCGGCCGGAACAGGGTCCACAGCCAGGCCCACAGCAGCGTGTCCTCGGCGAATCTAGTGACCCATGAGAAGCTGGCTGGAACTCAGCTCGGAAACGGCGGCCACAACGGCGTCAACGTGACCAGCGGCGGGGTGTCTGTCCTCCACATGAAACATGGCGGCAATATAACCATGGCCAATCCCATAAACAATGGCCTGCATCATGTGGCTAGTGGAGCCAGTAGTAGCATGGCCCTGGGAAGCTCTGCTGCGTTGCTGGAACGGGAGCGAGAAAGGGAACGAGATAGAGAGCGCCAGCGGGAGAGCTATGCGGCGACAGTGCGCA GCATCGTGTCGCGCGCCTCCGCCAATGGTCAGCTCTTCGAGGAAGAGGACGAGATCGAGCACGACTCGCTGCAGACGGAGAACAACAACAGGAAGGTGGTGACCACCTGCAACGCTCCGGTGGCAAGTGGCGGGGTCAcaaccatcaccaccaccaatAGCGGTTCGGTCAATGGTACCTCCAACCTTCTGGCTGCCACCGATGCCATGGGCTCCTCGGAGAACAACTTGACGGTCTACTTCTAA
- the Cad96Cb gene encoding protocadherin beta-7 isoform X1, which yields MWTKLHWICYIIWSFGWLNHATLGAILDSRCYLEGGGSAESFLATEDLAVGSIIGKLRINGDPNADTGDINLSLREKNAPVEIVAGGKELALSVELDKEGVRGPSSIYVNVICVRRHSTDPSFVIPVNVRVTDVNDNAPQWIGTPYTLTLSEVTVPGTRILQGARAEDADQPGPFSTVEYQVLPGPYSEFVQFLNPLEGTLVLKKALDYEQLQNFTVKLRAQDQGTPPRHSDTLLRVVITDADDQNPKFQRESYSAELPADGRPGELRMRPESLKAVDQDEGICAPIQYTIVQSQDAKYFRIHPHNGAISLLTPIGYADVANGATLVVKATQIDNPDRYALTTVQLTRPGSHSDLSTLAFVQKRFVMRIREDTAVGNRILALPTNKPGKHLKYTIPDPVNSQFFSVGSLGELVLAKPLDYEKMTKHEFQVQATDGMTNSTAELTLEVIDVNDWEPRFRETHYEFMVPKSQSLQSRADSFDGVLVGKVEAADGDRNDKLELSLRGQHAGLFEIDSTGNIFMRPEQLQSLNESTVHLIAIATDTGVPPRSTSVPVSVTMEGLTLARSGWNSNMLGMFGMIVGLFLMIIVALSCYIVRSKKQGKSASSGLGLGRNRVHSQAHSSVSSANLVTHEKLAGTQLGNGGHNGVNVTSGGVSVLHMKHGGNITMANPINNGLHHVASGASSSMALGSSAALLERERERERDRERQRESYAATVRIFLPGIVSRASANGQLFEEEDEIEHDSLQTENNNRKVVTTCNAPVASGGVTTITTTNSGSVNGTSNLLAATDAMGSSENNLTVYF from the exons CCACTTTGGGCGCCATACTCGATTCAAGATGTTATTTGGAAGGCGGTGGATCAGCAGAGAGCTTTCTGGCGACCGAGGACTTGGCAGTGGGATCCATTATCGGTAAACTGCGCATCAACGGCGATCCCAATGCTGATACGGGCGACATCAACCTTTCGCTTCGAGAGAAGAATGCTCCCGTCGAGATTGTGGCTGGAGGCAAGGAGTTGGCTCTGTCGGTGGAGCTCGACAAGGAGGGCGTGCGAGGTCCATCTTCCATCTATGTGAATGTGATTTGTGTCAGGCGGCACTCAACGGACCCA AGCTTCGTCATTCCTGTAAATGTGAGGGTAACGGACGTCAATGATAATGCTCCCCAGTGGATCGGAACACCGTACACTCTAACCTTGTCGGAGGTGACAGTACCAGGAACCCGAATTCTTCAAGGCGCCCGGGCCGAAGATGCGGATCAACCTGGACCCTTCTCCACAGTGGAATATCAGGTTCTTCCAGGTCCTTATTCTGAGTTTGTGCAGTTCCTCAATCCCCTCGAGGGCACATTGGTGCTCAAGAAAGCCTTGGATTATGAGCAGTTGCAGAATTTTACGGTGAAGCTGCGGGCGCAGGATCAGGGCACCCCGCCTCGTCACTCAGACACGTTACTTCGTGTAGTCATCACAGACGCTGATGACCAGAATCCCAAATTTCAAAGAGAATCCTACAGCGCCGAGCTTCCAGCGGACGGTCGGCCGGGCGAGCTGCGCATGCGTCCGGAATCCCTGAAGGCCGTGGATCAGGATGAAGGCATTTGCGCGCCCATCCAGTACACTATAGTCCAGTCGCAGGACGCCAAGTACTTCCGTATACATCCGCACAATGGAGCGATTAGTTTGCTGACTCCGATTGGCTATGCGGATGTGGCCAACGGCGCCACCTTGGTGGTTAAGGCGACCCAGATCGACAATCCCGATCGTTATGCCCTGACAACAGTTCAGCTGACCCGACCTGGCAGCCACAGTGACCTCAGCACCCTGGCTTTTGTCCAAAAAAGATTCGTGATGCGGATTCGCGAGGACACGGCGGTAGGCAACAGAATCCTGGCACTGCCTACCAACAAGCCCGGGAAGCACCTTAAGTACACCATACCCGATCCCGTCAACTCTCAGTTTTTCAGCGTGGGTTCACTGGGAGAACTGGTACTGGCCAAGCCGTTGGACTACGAAAAGATGACCAAGCACGAGTTCCAGGTGCAAGCCACCGATGGGATGACCAACAGCACAGCGGAACTCACACTGGAAGTGATCGACGTGAACGATTGGGAGCCACGTTTTCGTGAGACCCATTACGAGTTCATGGTGCCCAAAAGC CAGTCCCTGCAATCCCGCGCCGACTCCTTCGATGGCGTTCTGGTCGGGAAAGTGGAGGCGGCAGATGGTGATCGCAATGACAAGCTAGAACTGTCCCTTCGAGGCCAGCACGCAGGACTCTTCGAGATCGACTCCACCGGAAACATCTTCATGCGTCCGGAGCAACTGCAGAGCCTCAACGAGTCCACGGTTCACCTAATAGCCATAGCTACCGACACAGGAGTGCCGCCGAGAAGCACCTCCGTACCCGTGAGCGTGACTATGGAGGGCCTAACGTTGGCCCGATCCGGCTGGAATAGCAATATGCTGGGCATGTTCGGCATGATAGTAGGTCTCTTCCTGATGATCATTGTGGCACTCAGCTGCTACATTGTACGATCCAAGAAGCAGGGAAAAAGTGCCTCCAGCGGCTTAGGTCTCGGCCGGAACAGGGTCCACAGCCAGGCCCACAGCAGCGTGTCCTCGGCGAATCTAGTGACCCATGAGAAGCTGGCTGGAACTCAGCTCGGAAACGGCGGCCACAACGGCGTCAACGTGACCAGCGGCGGGGTGTCTGTCCTCCACATGAAACATGGCGGCAATATAACCATGGCCAATCCCATAAACAATGGCCTGCATCATGTGGCTAGTGGAGCCAGTAGTAGCATGGCCCTGGGAAGCTCTGCTGCGTTGCTGGAACGGGAGCGAGAAAGGGAACGAGATAGAGAGCGCCAGCGGGAGAGCTATGCGGCGACAGTGCGCA TCTTCTTGCCAGGCATCGTGTCGCGCGCCTCCGCCAATGGTCAGCTCTTCGAGGAAGAGGACGAGATCGAGCACGACTCGCTGCAGACGGAGAACAACAACAGGAAGGTGGTGACCACCTGCAACGCTCCGGTGGCAAGTGGCGGGGTCAcaaccatcaccaccaccaatAGCGGTTCGGTCAATGGTACCTCCAACCTTCTGGCTGCCACCGATGCCATGGGCTCCTCGGAGAACAACTTGACGGTCTACTTCTAA